In one Melopsittacus undulatus isolate bMelUnd1 chromosome 4, bMelUnd1.mat.Z, whole genome shotgun sequence genomic region, the following are encoded:
- the CDKN3 gene encoding cyclin-dependent kinase inhibitor 3, whose translation MVKQPQACAMLMGDFDSSDEDDAEEDTKPFLISWLSLPSVYSSEFLGLCSLPGCRFKGIRRNLQKDIEELKSCGTRDIFVLCTRGELLKYRVPTLIDAYQQHGICVHHHPIPNGDAPDIAKCCKILEELRSCLESNRRTIIHCYSGLGRSCLIAACLLLQLSDALAPQQVIDSLRNLRGSGAIQTIKQYNYLHDFRENLAAHLVTKSTTPRSVSR comes from the exons ATGGTGAAGCAG CCACAGGCCTGCGCGATGTTGATGGGTGACTTTGATTCCTCTGATGAAGACGATGCTGAGGAGGACACGAAGCCGTTCCTTATTTCCTG GTTGTCTTTGCCTTCTGTCTACTCTTCTGAGTTCCTGGGATTATGTTCCCTTCCAG GTTGCAGGTTTAAAGGTATTAGAAGAAATCTTCAGAAAGATATAG AAGAACTAAAGAGCTGTGGTACCCGGGATATATTTGTGCTCTGTACCAGAGGAGAGCTCTTAAAATACCGAGTACCAACCCTAATAGATGCCTATCAACAGCATGGGATCTGTGTGCACCACCATCCTATTCCCAATGGGGACGCACCTGACATTGCAAAGTGCTGCAAAATCCTGGAAGAGCTCAGAAGCTGCCTGGAAAGTAACAGGAGAACAATCATACA ctgtTACAGTGGCCTTGGACGCTCATGTCTCA TAGCTGCATGTCTCCTGCTTCAGCTTTCGGATGCTCTGGCACCTCAACAAGTGATTGACAGCCTCAGAAACCTGAGAGGATCTGGGGCGATACAGACCATCAAG CAATACAATTACCTCCATGACTTCCGAGAGAACCTGGCTGCACACCTGGTGACAAAGAGTACAACACCGAGATCGGTGTCGCGGTAA
- the CNIH1 gene encoding protein cornichon homolog 1 — protein sequence MAFTFAAFCYMLALLLTAALIFFAIWHIIAFDELKTDYKNPIDQCNTLNPLVLPEYLIHAFFCVMFLCAAEWLTLGLNMPLLAYHIWRYMSRPVMSGPGLYDPTTIMNADILAYCQKEGWCKLAFYLLSFFYYLYGMIYVLVSS from the exons ATGGCCTTCACGTTCGCCGCTTTCTGCTATATGCTGGCGCTGCTGCTCACCGCCGCGCTCATCTTCTTCGCCATCTGGCAT ATTATAGCATTTGATGAATTGAAGACTGATTACAAGAATCCCATAGACCAATGTAATACACTCAATCCT cttgtACTTCCAGAATACCTCATCCATGCATTCTTCTGTGTTATGTTTCTCTGTGCAGCAGAGTGGCTTACGCTGGGTCTCAATATGCCTTTGCTGGCTTATCATATTTGGAG ATACATGAGTAGACCTGTGATGAGTGGCCCTGGTCTGTATGATCCTACAACCATCATGAATGCAGATATATTAGCCTATTGCCAGAAAGAAGGATGGTGCAAATTAGCATTCTACCTTCTATCATTTTTTTACTACTTATATGG catgATTTATGTTCTGGTGAGCTCTtaa